The Lacrimispora xylanolytica genome has a segment encoding these proteins:
- the gltA gene encoding NADPH-dependent glutamate synthase — MDVLKKVPVREQNPKVRATNFEEVCLGYNEEEAREEASRCIKCKNPRCVGGCPVSINIPGFIKEVEDGNIEEASKIIALSSALPAVCGRVCPQESQCEGVCIRGIKGEPVSIGKLERFVADWSREHGIVPQAPEKTNGKKVAVIGSGPSGLTCAGDLAKLGYEVTIFEALHEPGGVLTYGIPEFRLPKERVVQPEIDNVRKLGVTIETNVIIGKSVTIDQLFDEEGFQAVFIGSGAGLPMFMGIPGENANGVFSANEYLTRSNLMKAFRDDYDTPIAAGKKVAVVGGGNVAMDAARTALRLGAEVHVVYRRSEAELPARAEEVHHAKEEGIIFDLLTNPTEILTDEKGWVNGMKCIRMELGEPDASGRRKPVEVKDSEFVIDVDTVIMSLGTSPNPLISNTTKGLDINKRRCIIAEEDTGKTSKEGVYAGGDAVTGAATVILAMEAGRAGARGIHEFLSAKD, encoded by the coding sequence ATGGACGTTTTAAAGAAAGTACCAGTAAGAGAACAGAATCCAAAGGTAAGAGCAACTAATTTTGAGGAAGTCTGCCTTGGATACAATGAAGAAGAAGCAAGAGAGGAAGCTTCACGCTGCATCAAGTGTAAAAACCCAAGATGTGTGGGCGGCTGTCCTGTTTCCATAAATATTCCAGGATTTATTAAAGAAGTGGAAGACGGTAATATCGAAGAAGCATCAAAGATCATTGCATTGTCTTCTGCCCTGCCTGCGGTATGCGGACGTGTATGCCCCCAGGAAAGTCAGTGTGAAGGCGTATGCATCCGTGGAATCAAGGGAGAACCGGTTTCCATTGGAAAGCTGGAGCGTTTCGTAGCGGATTGGTCCAGAGAACACGGTATCGTACCTCAGGCTCCAGAAAAGACCAACGGAAAAAAGGTAGCAGTCATTGGTTCCGGCCCCTCCGGCCTTACCTGTGCGGGGGACCTTGCAAAGCTTGGTTATGAAGTGACCATTTTCGAAGCTCTTCATGAGCCAGGCGGAGTTTTGACCTATGGTATCCCAGAGTTCCGTCTTCCCAAGGAACGCGTGGTTCAGCCTGAGATTGACAACGTAAGAAAGCTTGGCGTAACCATTGAGACCAATGTAATCATTGGTAAATCTGTAACCATTGATCAGCTTTTCGATGAGGAAGGTTTTCAGGCCGTATTCATCGGTTCCGGTGCCGGACTCCCCATGTTTATGGGAATACCAGGTGAGAATGCCAACGGCGTATTCTCAGCCAATGAATATTTAACCAGAAGCAACCTGATGAAAGCATTCCGCGATGATTATGACACACCGATTGCAGCAGGCAAGAAGGTAGCAGTCGTAGGCGGCGGAAACGTTGCCATGGATGCAGCCAGAACAGCGCTTCGTCTTGGTGCAGAGGTTCATGTTGTTTATAGGAGAAGTGAAGCAGAGCTTCCTGCCAGAGCAGAAGAAGTTCATCACGCAAAAGAAGAAGGTATTATTTTTGACCTGCTGACCAATCCGACTGAAATCTTAACCGATGAAAAAGGCTGGGTCAATGGAATGAAATGCATTAGAATGGAACTTGGAGAACCGGATGCATCCGGCAGAAGAAAACCGGTAGAGGTTAAGGATTCTGAATTTGTCATTGACGTAGATACCGTCATTATGTCTCTTGGTACCTCACCAAATCCTCTGATTTCCAATACGACTAAGGGATTGGATATCAATAAGCGCAGATGTATTATTGCGGAAGAGGATACTGGAAAGACCAGCAAGGAAGGCGTTTATGCCGGCGGAGATGCAGTAACAGGTGCTGCGACCGTAATTCTTGCCATGGAAGCCGGCCGTGCCGGTGCCAGAGGAATTCACGAATTTCTTTCTGCCAAGGATTGA
- a CDS encoding MATE family efflux transporter, with protein sequence MNRKIDLLNGKIFKALTGLALPIMGTAMLQMAYNLTDMAWLGLVGAEAVAAVGAAGMYVWLSQGVVAMAKMGGQVKVAHSLGRKEPEEAGKYVTAALQMGMLFAVLFGAVCYFGASLLIGFFGLNHESIILNAQVYLKITCGLIFFSFFNGIITGIMTATGDSRTPLYANVVGLVLNIVLNPLLIFGFGPLKGFGVAGSASATVLAQFIVSVMFLRAIRKDKHVFDKVHILHKVPWNYRKEIVKIGFPTSIQNLIYTSISMVLTRFVAGFGDTAVAVLRVGGQIESISWMTADGFAAAINSFIGQNYGARQFKRVKKGYSTAIGIMAVWGFFCSALLICFPSQIFGVFIHEQDVIPLGVKYLVILGFSQMFMCLELTTIGALSGLGKTLLCSIISIIFTSARIPLAILLSGTSLGLDGIWWAFSISSIIKGILFFLCFLLVAKKLPND encoded by the coding sequence ATGAACAGAAAAATTGATTTGTTAAATGGAAAAATATTTAAAGCCTTAACTGGCCTGGCACTGCCTATTATGGGAACAGCCATGCTTCAGATGGCCTATAACTTAACGGATATGGCTTGGCTTGGACTGGTAGGGGCGGAAGCAGTTGCTGCCGTAGGTGCAGCGGGAATGTATGTATGGCTGTCCCAGGGAGTGGTAGCAATGGCCAAAATGGGCGGACAGGTTAAAGTGGCTCACTCCTTAGGCCGGAAAGAGCCGGAGGAAGCTGGGAAATATGTTACGGCTGCCTTACAGATGGGAATGTTATTTGCTGTTTTGTTTGGAGCAGTTTGCTATTTTGGAGCAAGCTTATTGATTGGATTTTTTGGATTGAATCATGAATCCATTATTCTAAATGCCCAGGTATATTTAAAAATCACCTGCGGGCTTATTTTTTTCTCCTTTTTTAATGGAATTATAACTGGAATTATGACTGCAACGGGAGACAGCAGAACGCCTTTATATGCAAATGTAGTCGGTCTCGTTTTAAATATTGTTTTAAACCCGTTATTAATCTTTGGGTTTGGTCCATTAAAGGGCTTTGGCGTGGCTGGTTCTGCATCAGCTACCGTGCTGGCGCAATTTATTGTTTCTGTGATGTTCTTAAGAGCCATCCGAAAGGACAAACATGTTTTTGACAAGGTTCATATATTACACAAGGTTCCCTGGAATTACAGAAAGGAAATCGTTAAAATAGGGTTTCCTACCTCAATCCAGAATTTAATCTACACCAGCATCTCCATGGTCCTGACCCGTTTTGTAGCCGGTTTTGGAGATACAGCTGTTGCAGTGCTAAGGGTTGGAGGCCAGATCGAGTCCATTTCCTGGATGACAGCCGATGGTTTCGCGGCTGCCATTAATTCCTTTATTGGACAAAACTATGGAGCCAGACAATTTAAACGGGTGAAAAAGGGATATTCCACAGCCATTGGTATTATGGCTGTCTGGGGGTTCTTCTGCTCTGCACTCTTAATATGCTTTCCCTCCCAGATATTTGGAGTTTTTATTCATGAGCAGGATGTGATTCCCCTTGGTGTTAAGTATCTTGTAATACTGGGATTCTCTCAGATGTTCATGTGCCTGGAGCTTACCACCATTGGAGCTTTATCCGGCCTTGGGAAAACATTGTTATGTTCCATCATAAGCATCATATTTACCTCCGCAAGAATCCCTCTTGCAATTCTTTTAAGCGGTACCTCTCTGGGACTTGATGGTATCTGGTGGGCATTCTCCATATCCTCGATTATAAAAGGAATTTTGTTCTTCCTCTGCTTTTTGCTGGTTGCAAAAAAGCTTCCAAACGATTAA
- a CDS encoding helix-turn-helix transcriptional regulator, whose protein sequence is MNQKFISERLVLLRTQMGISAKDMSLSLGQRETYVEEIEQSRFTPCMEDFLSICEFFKITPGEFFDEENLNPTLLNQLLQKLLPLSGADLEDLLSRLSEVRNSVKRETKKFS, encoded by the coding sequence TTGAATCAAAAATTTATATCGGAGAGACTGGTTCTTTTGCGCACTCAAATGGGTATCTCAGCAAAAGATATGAGCCTTTCTCTTGGACAAAGGGAAACATATGTGGAAGAAATAGAGCAAAGCCGTTTTACCCCCTGCATGGAGGACTTCCTGTCCATTTGTGAGTTTTTTAAGATTACTCCAGGAGAGTTTTTCGATGAAGAAAATCTAAATCCAACGCTTCTCAATCAGCTGCTGCAAAAGCTGCTTCCACTAAGCGGGGCTGATTTAGAGGATCTGCTATCCCGCTTATCGGAAGTCAGAAACAGTGTGAAAAGAGAGACAAAAAAGTTTTCCTGA
- a CDS encoding iron-sulfur cluster assembly scaffold protein: MIYSHEVEEMCVVAQGVHHGAAPIPEEAKWVKSKEVKDISGLTHGVGWCAPQQGACKLTLNVKEGIVQEALVETIGCSGMTHSAAMAAEILPGLTVLEALNTDLVCDAINTAMRELFLQIAYGRTQSAFSEDGLPVGAGLEDLGKGLRSQVGTMYGTLKKGPRYLEMAEGYVTGIALDEENQIIGYQFVSLGKMTDFIKKGDDPNTAWEKAKGQYGRVADAVKIIDPRHE, from the coding sequence ATGATTTATTCACATGAAGTAGAAGAGATGTGCGTAGTAGCACAGGGCGTTCACCACGGCGCAGCTCCAATCCCGGAAGAAGCAAAATGGGTAAAATCTAAAGAAGTTAAAGATATCTCCGGTTTAACACATGGCGTTGGTTGGTGTGCTCCTCAGCAGGGTGCATGCAAGCTGACTCTTAACGTAAAAGAAGGAATCGTTCAGGAAGCATTAGTAGAAACTATCGGTTGCTCCGGTATGACTCATTCCGCTGCTATGGCAGCTGAGATTCTGCCAGGTTTAACTGTTTTAGAAGCATTAAATACAGATCTTGTTTGTGACGCTATTAACACTGCTATGAGAGAGTTATTCTTACAGATCGCTTACGGAAGAACTCAGAGTGCATTTTCCGAAGACGGTCTTCCAGTAGGTGCGGGCCTGGAAGACTTAGGAAAAGGACTTCGTTCACAGGTAGGAACCATGTACGGAACCTTAAAGAAAGGTCCTCGTTATTTAGAGATGGCAGAAGGTTATGTAACCGGCATTGCTCTTGATGAGGAAAATCAGATCATTGGTTATCAGTTTGTAAGTCTTGGCAAGATGACTGATTTTATTAAAAAGGGTGACGATCCGAATACCGCTTGGGAAAAGGCAAAAGGACAGTACGGCCGCGTTGCAGATGCTGTTAAGATCATTGACCCAAGACATGAATAA
- a CDS encoding NlpC/P60 family protein, whose protein sequence is MMKRKLLFNSIHKNAKGLRKFFLSSLIGILVVSQTVPAYALTKAEKEKQEAQKKMEEANQKAKDAENKKSAAQSQVSKLTSNLTELLSDIKVLENDMANKEAEIKQAEKDYEEAKKEEEKQYSAMKKRIQYMYEKGDTEYLDIFLQVKNMSDLLNKAEYVEGIYTYDRKMLETYQETKQKVADYKADLEDDKAEMEGMKLEYKEQQGQLETLISKKKKEVSNFDGQLAVAKQEAAAYAKTVEKKNEEIRKAKEEEARRRAAEEARKKAEEDARKKAAKNTSGKSTSANNTYSGPTAAKSSGGSASGRAVADYGLQFLGNPYVFGGTSLTNGADCSGFTQAVYRKFGYSLPRSSTEQRSAGREVSYADAQPGDLICYAGHIAIYIGNGQIVHASSPRTGIKIGTATYRTILSVRRIV, encoded by the coding sequence ATGATGAAACGAAAATTACTATTTAACAGCATTCATAAGAATGCAAAAGGACTACGAAAGTTTTTTTTAAGTTCGCTCATAGGTATCCTGGTCGTAAGCCAGACAGTGCCGGCTTATGCTCTTACGAAAGCAGAAAAAGAGAAACAGGAAGCGCAAAAAAAGATGGAAGAGGCCAATCAAAAGGCCAAGGATGCGGAGAATAAAAAGAGTGCCGCTCAAAGTCAGGTATCAAAGCTTACTTCTAATCTCACAGAACTTTTATCTGATATCAAGGTACTGGAAAATGATATGGCGAATAAAGAAGCCGAAATCAAACAGGCCGAAAAGGATTATGAAGAGGCAAAGAAAGAAGAAGAAAAACAGTATTCTGCAATGAAAAAGAGAATCCAGTATATGTATGAAAAGGGCGATACGGAATATCTGGATATATTTCTTCAGGTAAAGAACATGTCTGATCTTCTTAATAAGGCTGAGTATGTAGAAGGCATTTATACATATGACCGTAAGATGCTTGAGACATATCAGGAGACCAAACAAAAGGTTGCCGATTACAAGGCTGACTTGGAAGATGATAAAGCCGAGATGGAAGGCATGAAGCTTGAATATAAGGAACAGCAGGGCCAGCTTGAGACCTTGATCAGCAAAAAGAAAAAAGAGGTTTCCAACTTTGACGGCCAGCTTGCAGTTGCAAAGCAGGAAGCTGCAGCTTATGCCAAGACTGTAGAGAAGAAGAATGAGGAAATCCGTAAGGCGAAGGAAGAAGAAGCCAGACGGAGAGCCGCTGAGGAAGCCAGGAAAAAAGCAGAAGAAGATGCAAGAAAGAAAGCCGCAAAGAATACTTCTGGTAAGTCCACAAGTGCCAACAATACATATTCCGGGCCAACCGCAGCAAAGAGCAGCGGCGGCAGCGCCTCGGGACGAGCTGTGGCTGACTATGGCCTTCAGTTCCTTGGAAATCCATATGTCTTTGGCGGAACCAGCTTAACAAACGGAGCGGACTGTTCCGGCTTTACCCAGGCGGTCTACCGGAAATTCGGTTATTCTCTGCCCAGAAGCTCAACGGAGCAGCGCTCTGCTGGCCGGGAGGTGTCTTATGCAGATGCCCAGCCGGGAGATTTGATCTGTTATGCAGGCCATATAGCTATTTACATCGGCAATGGACAGATTGTTCATGCAAGCAGCCCAAGGACTGGAATTAAGATAGGTACAGCTACTTACCGGACCATTCTATCTGTAAGAAGAATCGTTTAA
- a CDS encoding exonuclease SbcCD subunit D: protein MKFFHLSDLHIGKQLNGRSLKENQEAVLSQVVEYAKKLHPDAILICGDVYDKTVPSGEAYTMFGDFLGALSEISPKITVLIIAGNHDSPERLSYAGSFLEKHHIHLSVFPPKNQDEYLKKVVLLDEFGPVNFYLMPFFKPGYVRTLFKDNQPEGYEEVVRAVLKRENIDDRERNVILSHQFYAGGGKDPETCESEQAVIMTGGLDRVDASLLTGFDYAALGHIHGSQKVLKETIRYCGTPYKYSVSEEYHKKSIPYVTMKEKGQALQLEFLPLSGIQDVRRERGKLDEILSRATEESRHDFVSVTITDEEEPYRIREQLEEVFDHLLELRIDNERTRSMFLDQGEPVPVLNPMEAFLQFYQTVRNDEMTPKARKVMEKIIQEAKEEEGL from the coding sequence ATGAAATTTTTTCATTTGTCTGATTTACATATAGGAAAACAGTTAAATGGGCGAAGCTTAAAGGAAAATCAGGAAGCAGTTCTAAGTCAGGTTGTGGAATATGCAAAAAAACTCCATCCTGATGCCATATTAATTTGCGGTGATGTCTACGATAAAACAGTTCCTTCAGGAGAAGCTTACACCATGTTTGGAGACTTTCTTGGTGCTCTTTCTGAAATCAGCCCCAAAATCACTGTACTTATTATAGCAGGAAACCACGATTCACCAGAACGTCTTTCCTATGCCGGATCATTTTTAGAGAAGCACCACATTCATTTGTCTGTATTTCCTCCTAAAAATCAAGATGAGTACCTAAAAAAAGTTGTGCTGCTAGATGAGTTTGGACCTGTGAATTTCTATCTTATGCCTTTCTTTAAGCCTGGATATGTCCGAACACTTTTTAAGGACAATCAGCCGGAAGGCTATGAAGAAGTTGTCCGGGCGGTTCTTAAACGGGAGAATATAGATGACAGGGAGCGCAACGTCATTTTATCTCACCAGTTTTACGCGGGCGGCGGAAAAGACCCTGAAACTTGTGAATCAGAACAGGCAGTTATTATGACAGGGGGACTGGACCGGGTGGATGCCTCTTTGCTCACCGGCTTTGATTATGCAGCCCTTGGCCATATTCATGGTTCCCAAAAGGTTTTAAAAGAGACGATTCGATACTGCGGAACTCCATATAAGTATTCCGTCAGTGAAGAGTACCATAAAAAATCCATTCCCTATGTGACCATGAAAGAAAAGGGACAGGCTTTACAGCTGGAATTCCTCCCTCTTTCCGGCATTCAGGATGTAAGGAGAGAACGGGGGAAATTAGACGAGATTCTTTCCAGAGCGACGGAAGAGAGCCGTCATGATTTTGTCAGCGTGACCATAACTGATGAGGAAGAGCCATATCGTATCAGAGAGCAGCTGGAGGAGGTTTTTGATCATTTATTAGAGCTTCGGATAGACAATGAACGGACCAGGAGCATGTTTTTAGATCAGGGAGAGCCGGTACCTGTCTTAAATCCCATGGAAGCATTCCTTCAGTTTTATCAGACCGTAAGAAATGATGAGATGACGCCAAAGGCCAGAAAGGTCATGGAGAAAATCATACAGGAAGCAAAGGAGGAGGAAGGATTATGA
- a CDS encoding dihydrofolate reductase — MNLIVAVDKNWSIGNQGQLLVSIPEDKRLFREETLGKVIVMGRKTLESLPGKQPLYGRTNIVLTKNPDYKVKGAIVCHSFEEAMEELEKHDENDCFIIGGQSIYEQFLPHCHTAHVTYIDYLYSADTHFPNLDKDPEWEMTGESDEQTYFNLCYTFRLYQKKNTD; from the coding sequence ATGAATCTAATTGTTGCAGTGGATAAAAACTGGTCCATCGGCAATCAGGGCCAGCTTCTCGTATCCATTCCCGAAGATAAGAGACTGTTTCGGGAAGAGACTCTGGGAAAAGTGATTGTAATGGGCAGGAAAACGCTGGAAAGCCTTCCAGGGAAGCAGCCCCTGTACGGACGAACGAATATAGTGCTTACTAAGAATCCTGATTATAAAGTAAAAGGAGCCATTGTCTGCCATAGCTTTGAAGAAGCCATGGAAGAACTGGAAAAACACGATGAAAATGATTGTTTCATCATTGGAGGTCAGAGTATTTACGAACAATTCCTGCCCCACTGTCATACAGCACATGTGACATATATCGATTATTTATACAGTGCTGATACCCATTTTCCAAATCTGGATAAGGACCCGGAATGGGAGATGACAGGGGAAAGTGATGAGCAGACCTACTTTAATCTTTGCTATACCTTTCGGTTATATCAGAAAAAAAATACTGATTAA
- a CDS encoding SbcC/MukB-like Walker B domain-containing protein produces MKPLTLTLSAFGSYGTTQTIDFNRIGHGIFLITGDTGAGKTTIFDAVSFALFGETSGQKREPAMMRSQYAPEDEETYVTLTFLEHGEVYEIKRSPSYIRMSKRKNKSGEYTGVQVPAKASLFLPDGSEYPGNLKDINVKIQEIIGVDQNQFSQIAMIAQGDYLRLLHASSKERKEIFSKIFNTGVFQRIQMKLKEKNSLCLEKLEDNRKLCFHELSHMELLEDSKYITDWQELLRFKETRTEDIQLVLYQAMDELRERTETLHEQQEESTALLFEVKSRLSLAEEVNRIFDSLTEAEKHMEQLKEEQETWKKKEEHLKKARLAEKLESAADQRLEKESAYKEALHLSDILKNELEALNQSLSEAERAAEDEKKIADEELPRLQLEVNRLNEAMPLYATWNQEKKIWKELKHSEQEEKSRLEKLDSQIHDRKATLLLRELKQKEFEKKAEHLPVLIQETNELKERKQGLELLKNELSLLEIEQAHKEKSQESTLRARKKYIEADHIYNERYDLFLAHQAGILAEKLSEGEACPVCGSTHHPLKASLSHDAVTQDMVEQAKLQRSQAEDGLAQATKESIAAEERLKHQEEQIRKDLKRWFHAPLTFTQLKECLGEEINKNETLLSKAMEQEEEAKEAEKGRKEMLETIRTDRTTLEKLESDREEARVSLQEKEIKASAFTERIKQLEERLPFPEEEAANAHRERILNQLEHRKQSLNISNENVRRLSEETREKKGRLASELENLEWRRLSAEQAEKKFLEGLKAMGFDTKESYLEARKTPEIMEQWEKDLDAYEKELLKSRTICSQLKEQIKGRERIDSEPFREKEQVLTERQKELQKEEAITSGILSRLKQSYETLNRLWKEREVLEEEYKLYHDLFQTANGKLSVSLDFQTFVQRQYFNQMIQAANKRLKDMTDGQFLLKCRELDALGRQGEVGLDLDVYSMTAGKVRDVKTLSGGESFMAALAMALGMSDIIQSTAGNVSMDALFIDEGFGSLDEDSRMKSVRILKELAGERRLIGIISHVTELKEQIGKKLLVEKSERGSKIRWDIDQFSPES; encoded by the coding sequence ATGAAGCCTCTTACATTAACGTTGTCAGCATTTGGTTCCTACGGCACCACCCAGACCATAGATTTTAATCGAATCGGACATGGAATATTTCTCATTACCGGAGATACGGGAGCAGGAAAGACTACCATATTTGATGCAGTATCCTTTGCGCTTTTTGGTGAGACAAGCGGACAGAAGCGGGAACCTGCCATGATGAGGAGCCAATATGCTCCCGAGGATGAGGAAACCTATGTGACTTTGACTTTTTTAGAGCATGGGGAAGTGTATGAAATAAAAAGGAGCCCTTCCTATATAAGAATGAGCAAACGAAAGAATAAAAGCGGTGAGTATACCGGCGTTCAAGTGCCTGCAAAGGCCTCTTTATTTCTTCCTGACGGGTCTGAATATCCTGGTAATCTTAAAGATATTAATGTTAAAATACAGGAAATCATAGGTGTTGACCAGAACCAGTTTTCCCAGATTGCAATGATTGCCCAGGGAGATTATTTACGGCTCCTCCACGCTTCCTCCAAAGAACGAAAAGAGATCTTTTCAAAGATTTTTAATACTGGAGTTTTCCAACGTATCCAGATGAAATTAAAAGAAAAGAACAGTCTTTGCCTTGAGAAGTTAGAGGATAACCGAAAGCTTTGTTTTCACGAGCTAAGCCATATGGAGCTATTAGAAGATAGTAAATACATCACAGACTGGCAGGAGCTTTTGAGGTTTAAAGAGACAAGAACAGAAGATATTCAGCTGGTTTTATATCAGGCAATGGACGAATTAAGAGAAAGAACGGAAACACTTCATGAACAGCAGGAAGAAAGCACGGCCCTGCTTTTTGAGGTGAAGAGCCGGCTGAGCCTGGCGGAGGAGGTCAACCGGATTTTTGACAGCCTTACAGAAGCAGAGAAACATATGGAGCAGCTGAAAGAGGAACAGGAGACATGGAAGAAAAAAGAGGAGCATTTAAAAAAAGCCAGGCTAGCTGAAAAGCTGGAGTCAGCTGCCGATCAGCGCCTGGAAAAAGAAAGTGCATATAAAGAGGCTCTCCACCTGTCTGATATCCTGAAAAATGAGCTTGAAGCATTGAATCAGTCTCTTTCAGAGGCTGAGCGGGCAGCGGAAGATGAAAAGAAAATAGCAGATGAGGAGCTTCCACGTCTTCAGCTGGAGGTTAACCGGCTAAATGAGGCGATGCCACTGTATGCCACATGGAACCAGGAGAAAAAAATCTGGAAAGAGTTAAAGCATTCAGAGCAAGAGGAAAAAAGCAGATTAGAAAAGCTTGACTCCCAAATACATGACCGAAAAGCAACGCTCTTACTAAGGGAGTTAAAACAAAAGGAGTTTGAAAAAAAGGCGGAGCATCTACCCGTTTTGATTCAGGAAACAAACGAACTTAAGGAGCGGAAACAAGGATTAGAGCTCTTAAAAAATGAATTATCTCTGCTTGAAATAGAGCAGGCTCATAAAGAAAAGAGTCAGGAAAGTACTTTAAGAGCCCGAAAAAAATATATAGAAGCGGACCATATTTACAATGAACGATACGATCTGTTCCTGGCTCATCAGGCAGGTATTCTGGCAGAGAAGCTGTCCGAAGGAGAAGCCTGCCCGGTGTGTGGCTCCACCCACCACCCATTAAAGGCAAGTCTTTCCCATGATGCCGTTACGCAGGATATGGTGGAGCAGGCAAAACTTCAGCGCAGCCAGGCAGAAGACGGACTTGCTCAGGCGACAAAAGAAAGCATTGCTGCTGAAGAGCGTTTAAAGCATCAGGAGGAACAAATCAGAAAAGATCTGAAACGGTGGTTTCATGCTCCCTTAACTTTTACTCAACTTAAGGAATGCCTGGGAGAAGAAATCAATAAGAATGAAACTCTCCTTTCTAAAGCCATGGAACAGGAAGAGGAAGCAAAGGAAGCAGAAAAAGGCCGGAAGGAAATGCTTGAGACAATCAGAACAGACCGCACGACTCTGGAGAAACTGGAGTCTGACAGGGAAGAGGCAAGAGTCAGTCTGCAGGAGAAAGAGATAAAAGCCTCTGCTTTTACGGAGAGAATCAAACAATTGGAGGAGCGTTTGCCATTTCCAGAGGAGGAAGCTGCAAACGCTCATAGAGAAAGAATATTAAACCAGTTGGAGCACCGAAAACAATCTTTAAATATCTCAAATGAGAACGTCCGTCGTCTTTCGGAAGAAACAAGAGAAAAGAAGGGACGTCTGGCATCAGAACTTGAGAACCTGGAATGGAGAAGGCTGTCGGCAGAGCAGGCGGAAAAGAAATTCCTGGAAGGATTAAAAGCAATGGGATTTGACACAAAGGAATCATACTTAGAGGCCAGGAAAACTCCTGAAATTATGGAACAATGGGAGAAGGATCTGGATGCTTACGAAAAAGAGCTTTTAAAGTCCCGTACCATATGCAGCCAGTTAAAGGAGCAGATAAAAGGAAGGGAAAGAATCGATTCAGAGCCATTTAGAGAAAAAGAACAGGTATTAACGGAAAGGCAGAAAGAACTTCAGAAAGAAGAGGCGATAACGTCCGGCATCTTAAGCAGATTGAAACAATCCTATGAAACCCTTAACCGTCTCTGGAAGGAGAGGGAAGTACTGGAGGAGGAATATAAGCTTTACCACGATCTTTTTCAGACTGCCAATGGAAAGCTTTCCGTCAGTCTGGATTTTCAGACCTTTGTACAGCGCCAGTATTTCAATCAGATGATCCAGGCAGCCAATAAGCGGTTAAAGGATATGACTGACGGTCAATTTCTCCTTAAATGCAGGGAGCTTGACGCCCTTGGAAGGCAGGGAGAGGTTGGGCTTGATCTGGATGTTTACAGTATGACAGCCGGAAAGGTACGGGATGTAAAAACGCTTTCCGGCGGAGAATCCTTTATGGCAGCTCTTGCCATGGCTCTTGGTATGTCAGATATCATACAGAGCACGGCAGGGAATGTATCCATGGATGCTCTTTTTATAGATGAAGGCTTTGGCTCCCTTGATGAGGATTCCAGAATGAAGTCTGTTCGCATACTGAAAGAACTGGCCGGGGAACGTCGCCTGATCGGTATTATTTCACACGTAACAGAATTAAAAGAACAGATTGGGAAAAAGCTTCTTGTGGAGAAAAGTGAAAGAGGAAGCAAAATACGCTGGGATATTGACCAGTTTTCTCCTGAGTCATAG
- a CDS encoding sulfide/dihydroorotate dehydrogenase-like FAD/NAD-binding protein, with amino-acid sequence MYRILKAELLADKIYLMDVEAPRIAKACQPGEFVIVKMDDKGERIPLTICDYNREEGSITIVFQTVGSSTQKMAVLKAGDSFEDVVGPLGNPSEFVHEDIEELKKKKFLFVAGGVGTAPVYPQVKWMREHGIDVDVIVGSKTKNLLILEDAMREQAGNLYVTTDDGSYERKGMVTEVIKDLVHNQGKKYDVCVAIGPMIMMKFVCLLTKELEIPTIVSLNPVMVDGTGMCGACRITVGGEVKFACVDGPEFDGHLVNFDEAMKRQMMYKSEEGRAVLKESEGDTHHGGCGQCGGDE; translated from the coding sequence ATGTATAGGATTCTAAAAGCAGAATTGTTGGCCGACAAGATCTATCTGATGGATGTGGAAGCACCCCGGATCGCAAAAGCCTGTCAGCCAGGAGAGTTTGTTATCGTTAAGATGGATGACAAAGGGGAGAGAATTCCTCTCACCATTTGTGACTATAATCGGGAAGAAGGTTCGATTACAATTGTATTTCAGACTGTTGGCTCCAGCACCCAGAAGATGGCGGTTTTAAAGGCCGGAGACAGCTTTGAGGATGTGGTGGGACCATTAGGAAATCCCTCTGAATTCGTTCATGAAGATATCGAGGAGTTAAAGAAGAAAAAGTTCTTATTTGTGGCCGGAGGCGTGGGTACAGCACCGGTTTATCCTCAGGTAAAATGGATGAGAGAGCATGGCATTGATGTGGATGTAATCGTAGGTTCCAAGACTAAGAATCTTTTGATTCTTGAGGATGCCATGAGAGAACAGGCCGGCAATCTCTATGTTACAACGGATGACGGTTCCTATGAAAGAAAAGGAATGGTAACAGAAGTAATCAAGGATCTGGTACATAATCAGGGGAAGAAATACGATGTTTGTGTAGCCATCGGTCCTATGATTATGATGAAGTTTGTCTGCCTTTTAACAAAAGAGCTTGAGATTCCAACCATTGTAAGTTTAAATCCGGTTATGGTAGACGGAACCGGCATGTGCGGTGCCTGTCGTATTACTGTTGGCGGTGAAGTGAAATTCGCCTGTGTAGATGGACCTGAATTTGACGGCCATCTGGTAAACTTTGATGAAGCCATGAAGCGTCAGATGATGTACAAGTCAGAAGAAGGACGTGCGGTTTTAAAGGAAAGTGAAGGCGATACCCATCACGGTGGATGCGGACAGTGTGGAGGTGACGAGTAA